The nucleotide sequence TAGTACAGAACTCCCTGCTTCGGAAAATCGGGAACCTTTCTGATTACACTGTCCAAATCATAGTTAGTGTCCATAGAACCTCTCACTTGGCGTATTGTTTCTTAAATGCTGTAACCCGGGCACTTGGCGCCTCGGAAAAATCATTTCTTATTCCATCCTGGAGATACCGGTAGGCAAGGGCAGCTATCATGGCACCATTGTCGGTACAAAGCTTCAGTGAGGGGAAGGAGACTTCATAGCCACCCTCCTGCAGGGAGAGTAGTTCACTTCTCAGGTAGCTGTTGGCTGCAACGCCTCCTCCAGCACTCAATCGTTTCAGCCCTGTTTCCTTCAATGCCTGACGTACCCGTTTCATCAGCATGTTCACAGCAGTTCGCTGGAAGGATGCTGCAATATTCTCAGGGCTCTTCTCACTCTCCCCATCCCAGAAGCTATCCAGTTGGTTGATCACTGCTGTCTTCAGGCCACTGTAGGAGATATCATATGGATGGTCCATGACATTGAGTTTTGGGCCGGGAAACAGAAAAGCAACAGGATTGCCTGTCCTTGCCAGACGGTCAATGGCAATACCTCCAGGATAGCCAAACCCATAATGCTTGGCGACCTTGTCGAAGGCTTCGCCGATTGCATCGTCGATTGTTGTCCCTAGGACCTCAATGGTATCGTAATCATCAACGCGACAGATTACCGTATGGCCCCCTGAGACCAGTACCCCAAGATATGGATAGTCCAGGGGATGCTCGATCTGGGATGCATACAGGTGTGCCCTGATATGATCAATGGTGATAAAGGGAAGGTTCAGGGAAGAGGCAAACCCTTTGGCAAAGCTTACCCCTACAAGCAGGGATCCCAAGAGTCCCGGTCGGCTGGTAACAGCTACTGCATCAATGTCATTGACGGTGAGATGGGCCTTATCAAGGGCCGATTGCACAACCTGACCAATCCATTCAGTGTGGAGCCGGCTGGCCAGTTCAGGGACAACGCCCTCATAGGGTTTATGGAGTTCAATCTGGGTTGCAATGATATTACTGAGAATGGTATGCCCATCCTCCACCAGGGAAGCACTGCACTCATCACATGATGTCTCGATACCAAGGACGATCATAAATCCTCCAAGTCATAATCATCATCAAGCAAT is from uncultured Sphaerochaeta sp. and encodes:
- the tsaD gene encoding tRNA (adenosine(37)-N6)-threonylcarbamoyltransferase complex transferase subunit TsaD, giving the protein MIVLGIETSCDECSASLVEDGHTILSNIIATQIELHKPYEGVVPELASRLHTEWIGQVVQSALDKAHLTVNDIDAVAVTSRPGLLGSLLVGVSFAKGFASSLNLPFITIDHIRAHLYASQIEHPLDYPYLGVLVSGGHTVICRVDDYDTIEVLGTTIDDAIGEAFDKVAKHYGFGYPGGIAIDRLARTGNPVAFLFPGPKLNVMDHPYDISYSGLKTAVINQLDSFWDGESEKSPENIAASFQRTAVNMLMKRVRQALKETGLKRLSAGGGVAANSYLRSELLSLQEGGYEVSFPSLKLCTDNGAMIAALAYRYLQDGIRNDFSEAPSARVTAFKKQYAK